Proteins encoded by one window of Novosphingobium aureum:
- the kdsA gene encoding 3-deoxy-8-phosphooctulonate synthase, which yields MSPADPSLCATSTANPAPHGPAHPVPPPANSDSGDGGAIGEVVLDKHVRFANDAPFVLIGGVNVLEDAPSALRVAGTFAETCAALGIPFVFKASFDKANRSSMASCRGPGLDRGLEMLATIKARHAVPIVTDVHEPVQAATVAQVADIVQLPAFLARQTDLVVALARTGRIVNIKKPQFLAPHEMRHIIDKCAQAGNSRVLLCERGTAFGYNNLVVDMLGMDAMKALAPVIFDVTHALQRPGALAQGAGGRRGQVAALMRAGMGLGIAGLFLEAHPDPDRAPCDGPSALPLALLRPFLEQALAIDRLVKGFPPLDTGRQIEP from the coding sequence ATGTCCCCAGCCGATCCCTCGCTTTGCGCCACGTCCACGGCCAATCCCGCGCCGCATGGCCCTGCGCATCCGGTCCCCCCACCCGCCAATTCCGACAGCGGAGATGGCGGCGCTATCGGCGAGGTCGTGCTCGATAAGCACGTGCGCTTCGCCAACGATGCGCCTTTCGTCCTGATCGGCGGGGTCAACGTGCTGGAGGATGCACCTTCCGCTCTGCGCGTCGCCGGCACCTTCGCCGAAACATGCGCCGCGCTGGGCATTCCCTTCGTGTTCAAGGCAAGCTTCGACAAGGCCAACCGCTCGAGCATGGCCTCGTGCCGCGGTCCCGGGCTGGACCGCGGCCTCGAGATGCTGGCCACGATCAAGGCGCGTCACGCGGTGCCGATCGTCACCGACGTGCACGAGCCGGTACAGGCAGCCACAGTCGCACAAGTAGCTGATATCGTTCAGCTTCCGGCATTTCTTGCGCGCCAGACCGACCTCGTCGTCGCGCTGGCCCGCACCGGGCGCATCGTCAATATCAAGAAGCCGCAGTTCTTGGCTCCGCACGAGATGCGCCACATAATCGACAAGTGCGCGCAGGCCGGAAACTCGCGGGTCCTGCTGTGCGAACGCGGCACTGCGTTCGGCTACAACAACCTCGTGGTCGACATGCTCGGGATGGATGCGATGAAGGCGCTGGCCCCGGTAATCTTCGACGTGACCCATGCACTGCAGCGGCCCGGCGCCCTTGCACAAGGTGCAGGGGGCCGGCGCGGACAGGTCGCGGCGCTGATGCGGGCAGGCATGGGGCTCGGTATCGCGGGGCTCTTCCTCGAGGCGCACCCCGATCCGGACCGTGCTCCGTGCGACGGGCCAAGCGCCTTGCCATTGGCACTGCTGCGCCCCTTTCTCGAGCAGGCGCTGGCGATCGACCGACTGGTCAAGGGATTCCCTCCACTTGATACCGGCCGCCAGATCGAACCCTGA
- a CDS encoding ABC transporter permease yields MSRMRERLAPVRLAWRVQRRVLGALLLREILTRYGRHNIGFAWLFIEPMVFTLGVTALWSVIHAGEGSSLPIVAFALTGYSTVLMWRNMPSRCITAIEPNQTLLYHRHVKVLDFYVARIALEAIGATVSFVLLALFFAYIGWLEPPENTLKVIWAWIMLFWFGAGLALLVGALAYRNEIVDRIWHPLAYLTFPLSGAAFLVDALPPRARDLLLWVPMVNAVEYLREGYFGSVIRAHHDMAYMAVFNAGLLLVALAQVRKVARRVIPT; encoded by the coding sequence ATGAGCCGGATGCGTGAGAGGCTTGCGCCGGTGCGCCTGGCCTGGCGGGTCCAGCGCCGGGTACTGGGGGCGCTGCTCCTTCGCGAGATTCTGACCCGCTACGGGCGTCACAACATCGGCTTTGCCTGGCTGTTCATCGAACCGATGGTGTTCACGCTGGGGGTTACCGCCTTGTGGAGCGTCATCCATGCGGGCGAAGGGTCATCGCTGCCGATCGTCGCCTTTGCGCTGACCGGCTATTCGACCGTACTGATGTGGCGCAACATGCCCTCGCGCTGCATCACCGCGATCGAACCCAATCAGACGCTGCTCTACCATCGCCACGTCAAGGTGCTCGACTTCTACGTCGCGCGCATCGCGCTCGAGGCGATCGGGGCGACCGTCTCCTTCGTGCTGCTGGCGCTGTTCTTTGCCTATATCGGCTGGCTCGAACCGCCCGAGAACACGCTCAAGGTGATCTGGGCCTGGATCATGCTGTTCTGGTTCGGGGCGGGGCTGGCGCTGCTTGTCGGGGCGCTGGCCTATCGCAACGAGATCGTCGACCGCATCTGGCACCCGCTCGCCTATCTCACCTTCCCGCTCTCGGGCGCGGCCTTCCTCGTTGACGCGCTGCCGCCGCGTGCGCGCGACCTGCTCTTGTGGGTGCCGATGGTCAATGCGGTGGAGTATTTGCGCGAAGGATACTTCGGTTCGGTTATCCGCGCGCATCACGACATGGCTTACATGGCCGTCTTCAATGCAGGCCTGCTGCTGGTTGCGCTGGCGCAGGTGCGCAAGGTCGCCCGGCGGGTGATTCCGACATGA
- a CDS encoding ABC transporter ATP-binding protein, translated as MIVLEDVHKAYPMQHGAHCVLRGVDLVVRPGERLGVVGRNGAGKSTVIRLVSGAERPDRGRITRTMTVSWPIAFGGAFQGALTGLDNLRFICRVYGVDPRDKIAQVDDFAELGRFLREPVNTYSSGMRARLAFALSMAIEFDCFLIDEVVAVGDHRFTRKCEAQLFGERADRAMIIVSHNLAYVQRHCARIALLHDGRLSEFSDKQEVLDAYEAL; from the coding sequence ATGATCGTGCTCGAGGACGTCCACAAGGCCTATCCCATGCAGCATGGCGCGCATTGCGTGCTGCGCGGTGTCGATCTGGTGGTGCGTCCGGGAGAGCGGCTGGGTGTGGTCGGGCGCAACGGGGCAGGCAAATCGACCGTGATCCGTCTGGTCAGCGGGGCCGAGCGGCCCGATCGCGGGCGCATTACGCGCACGATGACGGTATCGTGGCCGATCGCTTTCGGCGGCGCGTTCCAGGGCGCGCTGACCGGGCTCGACAACTTGCGTTTCATCTGTCGGGTCTACGGCGTCGATCCGCGCGACAAGATCGCCCAGGTCGACGATTTCGCCGAACTGGGCCGTTTCCTGCGCGAGCCGGTCAATACCTATTCCTCGGGGATGCGCGCGCGGCTTGCCTTCGCACTGTCGATGGCGATCGAGTTCGACTGCTTCCTGATCGACGAGGTCGTCGCCGTCGGCGACCATCGCTTCACCCGCAAATGCGAGGCGCAACTGTTCGGTGAGCGGGCCGACCGGGCGATGATCATCGTCTCGCACAACCTCGCCTATGTGCAGCGGCACTGCGCGCGCATCGCCTTGCTGCACGATGGCCGGCTCAGCGAATTCAGCGACAAGCAGGAGGTCCTGGACGCCTATGAAGCACTCTAG
- a CDS encoding glycosyltransferase family 4 protein, producing MKHSSSTLAPVSPRAGVHPEALHDERRGREGPQRCEPEASDWPSPPARTGHERMRVMVEMRPALEGFAGIPQEVRLLFAGLRRIDELEVSGMLQTSHRMLSGGASPRQLRRNNRSQLLNRQSKVIVSLAETPFGPVIDRVARYLRRKLNALFLVILVSIGLGRIRLGHFDSRLFRDFAWRTLFDKTLPDSDFGTVASSRFRICSVPWHTMHLAGLSTLAWRKVALYPQLRSEDVDLFIAQTPYPGRISPRTRMIVRYHDAIPVLLPHTIPDKSIHQATHFHALQANVRAGAWFACVSEATRRDLLTLFPEAEARSVTIHNMVSPAYFPQEAAPEKVPGIIRARLHEGDAGKGVSVSPAFLTNTERENFYRRHLEGATLRYLLVVSTIEPRKNHNRLVSAWERIRAAADPDLKLVVVGGLGWDYQRTLARFSSWIERGQLFMLSAVPSPDLRVLYRNAQVTVCPSFAEGFDFSGVEAMRSGGCVIASDIAVHREVYDDAALYFSPYSTGALVDVLARALEGEAGEARRADLRRRGEVVARRYLPEAILPRWRDFLRQMGDKP from the coding sequence ATGAAGCACTCTAGTTCCACGCTTGCGCCCGTATCCCCTCGCGCGGGCGTCCATCCCGAGGCGCTCCACGATGAGCGGCGCGGGCGTGAAGGTCCGCAGCGGTGCGAGCCCGAAGCTTCGGACTGGCCATCGCCACCGGCGCGCACCGGGCACGAGCGCATGCGGGTGATGGTCGAGATGCGGCCCGCGCTCGAAGGCTTTGCAGGCATTCCCCAGGAAGTGCGCCTGTTGTTTGCCGGACTTCGCCGGATCGACGAACTCGAGGTCAGCGGCATGTTGCAGACCTCGCACCGGATGCTCTCGGGCGGTGCCAGTCCGCGTCAGTTGCGCAGGAACAATCGCTCGCAGCTGCTCAATCGCCAGTCGAAAGTCATCGTTTCGCTGGCAGAAACCCCGTTCGGCCCGGTGATCGACCGCGTCGCGCGCTACTTGCGCCGCAAGCTCAACGCGCTGTTTTTGGTCATTCTCGTGTCAATCGGCCTGGGGCGCATCAGGCTGGGCCATTTCGATTCCCGCCTGTTTCGCGATTTCGCCTGGCGCACGCTCTTCGACAAGACCCTGCCCGACAGCGATTTCGGCACCGTCGCCTCGAGCCGCTTCCGGATCTGCTCGGTGCCCTGGCATACCATGCATCTCGCCGGGCTTTCGACCCTCGCCTGGCGCAAGGTCGCGCTCTACCCCCAGCTGCGCAGCGAGGACGTCGACCTGTTCATCGCCCAGACGCCCTATCCCGGGCGCATTTCGCCGCGCACCCGCATGATCGTGCGCTACCATGATGCGATCCCGGTGCTCTTGCCGCACACGATCCCGGACAAGTCGATCCATCAGGCAACGCATTTCCATGCGCTGCAGGCCAATGTTCGCGCGGGGGCTTGGTTCGCCTGCGTCTCCGAGGCGACACGGCGCGATCTGCTCACCCTCTTCCCCGAGGCCGAGGCCCGCTCGGTGACCATCCACAACATGGTCTCGCCTGCCTATTTTCCGCAGGAGGCCGCGCCCGAGAAAGTGCCGGGCATCATCCGCGCGCGCCTGCACGAAGGCGATGCAGGAAAGGGCGTCTCCGTCAGCCCCGCCTTTCTCACCAATACCGAGCGCGAGAATTTTTACCGCCGCCATCTCGAAGGTGCGACCTTGCGTTACCTGCTGGTGGTTTCGACCATCGAGCCGCGCAAGAACCACAACCGGCTGGTCTCGGCCTGGGAGCGGATTCGCGCTGCGGCCGATCCCGATCTCAAGCTGGTGGTCGTGGGGGGGCTGGGCTGGGACTACCAGCGCACGCTGGCGCGCTTTTCCTCGTGGATCGAGCGCGGCCAGCTGTTCATGCTCAGCGCGGTGCCATCGCCCGACCTCAGGGTGCTCTATCGCAATGCGCAAGTCACGGTCTGTCCCAGCTTCGCCGAGGGTTTCGATTTTTCGGGCGTCGAGGCGATGCGTTCGGGCGGCTGCGTGATCGCATCGGACATCGCGGTCCACCGCGAGGTCTACGACGATGCCGCGCTCTATTTCTCGCCCTATTCCACCGGTGCGCTGGTGGATGTGCTGGCGCGCGCGCTCGAAGGGGAGGCTGGCGAGGCGCGGCGGGCGGACTTGCGCCGCCGGGGCGAAGTGGTCGCACGTCGCTACCTGCCAGAAGCGATCCTCCCGCGCTGGCGCGATTTTCTCCGGCAGATGGGGGACAAGCCATGA
- a CDS encoding glycosyltransferase family A protein, which yields MTMKMAVAMLAYDRADYAAPVLSSLQAQTIVGEPLGARFDLWLFQDGLCADDPASDPGGHGAIARLFASQGTPGQVVTQSGNLGVAGHFDVAEKRLFREEGYDYVVFCEDDLVLAPGYMATMALLAERFAEDPRVGMVSANPGDVTVAREVQEARRQAYSAMDHNWGFGISRRFWERRQPFVEHYLALIGERPYRRRPGHLVTQWLRACGFDPLGSSQDYAKQCATMALGAVRIATGFNLGLPIGRTGLHCRPELFERMGFTRTVVARGAPVSLAPLDQETYAEIFRKQARGMAQMPRILPEGIDEETVRGWEKRVLAGETAPERVLGAHWRARIDESPAPPASPVPAAHAPLVWSAGDIPRLPHMEPEGLALLRECLARANCYLEFGAGGSTVLAAAMGLEAIISVESDPAYLEATRAAAEAEAGAGAAAAIAPHPVDIGPTAAWGNPVDPGKAARWPAYCGSVWQRIIGGELASPDLILVDGRFRVACFLLSAISAKPGTVILFDDYFDRPHYHVVETCLKPVGRAGRMARFEVPPNEEAGLQRCLPELLTHSTDYR from the coding sequence ATGACCATGAAGATGGCAGTCGCCATGCTCGCCTACGATCGGGCGGATTATGCCGCGCCGGTGCTGTCGTCACTGCAGGCGCAGACCATCGTGGGGGAGCCGCTGGGCGCGCGCTTCGACCTGTGGCTGTTTCAGGATGGCCTGTGTGCGGATGATCCGGCCTCGGACCCGGGCGGGCATGGCGCGATCGCGCGGCTCTTCGCCTCGCAGGGGACGCCGGGGCAGGTGGTGACCCAGTCGGGCAACCTTGGCGTGGCAGGCCACTTCGATGTGGCCGAAAAGCGCCTGTTTCGCGAGGAAGGCTACGACTACGTCGTTTTCTGCGAGGACGACCTAGTGCTCGCGCCCGGCTACATGGCGACCATGGCACTGCTTGCCGAGCGCTTTGCCGAAGATCCGCGGGTGGGCATGGTCTCGGCCAATCCCGGTGACGTCACGGTTGCGCGCGAGGTGCAGGAGGCGCGGCGCCAGGCCTACAGTGCGATGGACCATAACTGGGGCTTCGGCATCTCGCGCAGGTTCTGGGAACGGCGCCAGCCCTTCGTTGAGCATTATCTCGCGCTGATCGGTGAGCGCCCCTATCGCCGCCGTCCGGGGCATCTGGTCACGCAGTGGCTGCGCGCTTGCGGGTTCGATCCGCTCGGGTCGAGCCAGGACTATGCCAAGCAGTGCGCGACCATGGCGCTGGGCGCGGTGCGCATCGCCACCGGCTTCAACCTCGGCCTGCCGATCGGCCGGACCGGGCTGCATTGCCGCCCCGAACTGTTCGAGCGCATGGGCTTCACCCGTACCGTGGTCGCGCGCGGCGCGCCGGTTTCGCTCGCCCCGCTCGATCAGGAAACTTACGCCGAGATCTTCAGGAAGCAGGCGCGCGGCATGGCGCAGATGCCGCGTATCCTGCCCGAAGGGATCGACGAGGAGACGGTGCGCGGCTGGGAAAAGCGGGTCCTCGCCGGCGAAACCGCGCCCGAGCGGGTGCTCGGTGCACACTGGCGTGCACGCATCGACGAGTCGCCAGCGCCGCCCGCCTCCCCGGTGCCTGCCGCGCATGCTCCGCTGGTCTGGTCGGCGGGCGACATTCCGCGCCTCCCGCATATGGAGCCCGAAGGCCTTGCCTTGCTGCGTGAATGTCTCGCACGTGCGAACTGCTATCTCGAATTCGGAGCGGGCGGCAGCACGGTGCTGGCTGCGGCGATGGGACTCGAGGCCATCATCTCGGTCGAATCCGATCCTGCCTACCTCGAAGCCACGCGCGCGGCGGCCGAAGCGGAGGCCGGGGCAGGCGCGGCGGCAGCGATCGCGCCGCATCCGGTGGACATCGGCCCCACTGCGGCCTGGGGCAATCCGGTCGATCCGGGCAAGGCCGCGCGCTGGCCTGCCTATTGCGGATCGGTCTGGCAGCGCATCATTGGTGGAGAGCTGGCCAGTCCCGACCTCATCCTCGTCGACGGGCGGTTTCGCGTCGCCTGCTTCCTGCTCAGCGCGATCAGCGCGAAGCCGGGCACCGTGATCCTGTTCGACGACTACTTCGACCGCCCGCACTACCACGTGGTGGAGACCTGCTTGAAACCGGTCGGGCGCGCCGGGCGAATGGCGCGCTTCGAGGTTCCGCCAAACGAGGAGGCAGGGCTGCAGCGCTGCCTGCCCGAACTGCTCACCCATTCGACGGACTATCGCTGA